The Phaenicophaeus curvirostris isolate KB17595 chromosome 25, BPBGC_Pcur_1.0, whole genome shotgun sequence genome has a segment encoding these proteins:
- the RNF26 gene encoding E3 ubiquitin-protein ligase RNF26 has translation MALRALLDLLSLLLDLNFFVVSSLVSALLWLLAAVCGLPAALCAAGEALLLSLCSAGRAACCAGLSALQGLLRGCGGGLEGLRALGNLVLHQGARGRELALRGLCGALGAGQALARQLGESVAIATSLLAYLVNSLVNVCLLGAQNLLTLAAALWDALAGLCGRAAELAAACLAHVSSSAIALSILLWSPCQVVFKLLASVAELFVRVFFVNIYGLGLLLLIILVGTFVLNPGLLRPLTNYVLDYFDLMPSSQRRQRLELYLLAFTLMAVAVTSQTWRGLVNWSQRLTSRNRQLANWSRQLTNWSRQVTSWSRQVTNWRRRGRTMNRESNQRRAPVPTVRPPALEQLLEEQLIVDQIVQARPALSRRAMAGQHHQPPREEPSTSQGKALRKQQLNAAANDGEGAPDSNPWMLLKEQEERKKCVICQDQTKTVVLLPCRHLCLCEECTEVLLQQAVYQRNCPLCRQMILRTLNVYL, from the coding sequence ATGGCGCTGCGGGCGCTGCTCGAcctgctgtccctgctgctcGACCTCAACTTCTTCGTGGTGTCGTCGCTGGTGTCGgcgctgctgtggctgctggcgGCCGTCTGCGGGCTGCCCGCCGCGCTCTGCGCCGCCGGGGAGGCTCTGCTGCTCTCGCTGTGCTCGGCGGGCCGCGCCGCGTGCTGCGCGGGGCTGAGCGCCCTGCAGGGGCTGCTCCGGGGCTGCGGCGGCGGCCTCGAGGGCCTCCgggccctgggcaacctggtgcTGCACCAGGGCGCGCGGGGCCGGGAGCTGGCGCTGCGGGGCCTGTGCGGGGCGCTGGGCGCGGGGCAGGCCCTGGCCAGGCAGCTGGGCGAGAGCGTGGCCATCGCCACCAGCCTCCTGGCCTACCTGGTCAACAGCCTGGTCAACGTGTGCCTCCTCGGGGCGCAGAACCTGCTCACGCTGGCGGCGGCGCTCTGGGACGCGCTGGCCGGGCTGTGCGGCCGGGCGGCGGAGCTGGCGGCCGCCTGCCTGGCCCACGTCTCCAGCAGCGCCATCgccctctccatcctcctctgGTCGCCCTGCCAGGTGGTCTTCAAGCTCCTGGCGTCCGTTGCCGAGCTCTTCGTCAGAGTCTTCTTCGTCAATATCTACGGCCTGGGCTTGCTGCTCCTCATCATTCTCGTCGGCACCTTCGTCCTCAACCCCGGGCTGCTGCGGCCGCTGACGAACTACGTGCTGGACTACTTTGACTTGATGCCTTCCTCGCAGCGCCGGCAGCGGTTGGAGCTTTATCTGTTGGCGTTCACGCTGATGGCGGTGGCCGTGACCTCCCAGACCTGGCGCGGTTTGGTGAACTGGAGCCAGCGGTTGACCAGCAGGAATCGGCAGTTGGCCAACTGGAGCCGGCAGTTGACCAACTGGAGTCGCCAGGTGACCAGCTGGAGCCGGCAGGTGACCAACTGGAGACGAAGAGGCCGAACGATGAACCGGGAAAGCAACCAGCGAAGGGCACCGGTGCCCACCGTGAGACCACCAGCCCTcgagcagctgctggaggagcagctgatcGTGGATCAGATAGTGCAAGCGCGCCCTGCTCTGAGTCGACGTGCCATGGCCGGACAGCATCACCAGCCGCCCAGGGAGGAGCCAAGTACCTCGCAGGGCAAAGCTctgaggaagcagcagctgaatgcAGCAGCTAACGATGGCGAGGGCGCTCCAGACAGCAACCCTTGGATGCTCCTGAAAGAACAAGAGGAACGTAAGAAATGTGTCATCTGTCAGGACCAAACGAAGACAGTCGTGCTTCTGCCCTGCAGACACCTCTGCCTGTGCGAGGAGTGCACGGAAGTCCTCCTGCAGCAGGCTGTCTACCAGCGCAACTGCCCACTGTGCCGCCAGATGATCCTCCGGACACTCAACGTGTACTTGTGA
- the MCAM gene encoding cell surface glycoprotein MUC18 isoform X3, producing the protein MKVMSGCAPQAGTLSPPGAAHSVSRQFHSSWESSGAVLSNPAHLPQKHQFAAASKVEVSMPAVVEAEIGSTARLECNFSIPEDGSYTYISWFVVDRHSEVKLCHITDDVVLEDTEYRERLSVGEDKALSISKVTVQDARTFKCRVGAAGYDVGENHTELHVYKVPETPEIVANTGGVSVQSSEMPQIALCVSKNSFPRPNITWHKNGVRLQAEENKVKFTATRTRESSGLFTVSSTLFAHVTREDRDSRFHCTVHYWLQGQRRAVESQPVSVKVFYPTEHLNLRVTPSPALVKEGDDVKLFCEADGNPAPIYSFYKRELEDSWQDLASLTDANHGVLSLHNVNKTSSGLYRCQTLDLDSMKQLEKDMELVVNYIEEVHVEMEPSSPVIEGGSVKLSCDADSPLALEYQWSDAKGKKIGQGNQVLLNNVTFETSSNFSCKVMAPSVPGLEQSKQVAVAVQGKPRIVSISSPLYVRHDQVVNLTCKAIAFPRPSVHWSINGTAHEYIENQHIASNLTVRVNRDLLQAGAMCRVSNELGISEERIQLLETPESKGVIIVAIIVSILVVAVLGAVIYFLHKKGKLPCGRAGKQDIARNTSI; encoded by the exons ATGAAGGTGATGAGCGGCTGCGCTCCCCAGGCGGGGACCCTGAGCCCACCGGGTGCCGCACACAGCGTGTCGAGGCAATTTCATTCCAGCTGGGAGAGCAGCGGGGCCGTGCTTTCAAATCCTGCCCATCTTCCCCAGAAGCACCAGTTtg ctgcagccagcaAGGTGGAGGTCTCCATGCCAGCAGTGGTCGAAGCGGAGATCGGGAGCACGGCCAGGCTAGAGTGCaacttctccatccctgaagatggTTCCTACACCTACATCAGCTGGTTCGTT GTTGACCGCCACAGCGAGGTGAAGCTGTGCCACATCACAGACGATGTCGTCCTGGAGGACACGGAGTACAGGGAGCGGCTGTCGGTGGGGGAGGACAAGGCTCTCTCCATCAGCAAGGTGACCGTTCAGGATGCCAGGACCTTCAAGTGCCGGGTCGGGGCGGCTGGCTACGACGTGGGCGAGAACCACACCGAGCTCCACGTCTACA AGGTGCCTGAGACCCCTGAGATCGTGGCCAACACGGGAGGCGTCTCCGTGCAGAGCAGTGAGATGCCGCAG atcgCCCTGTGTGTGAGCAAGAACAGCTTCCCACGCCCCAACATCACGTGGCACAAGAACGGAGTGCGCCTGCAGGCGGAGGAGAACA AGGTGAAGTTCACGGCCACGCGGACCCGCGAGTCGAGTGGGCTGTTCACAGTGAGCAGCACCCTCTTCGCCCATGTCACCCGGGAGGACCGCGACTCCCGGTTCCACTGCACGGTGCACTACTGGCTGCAGGGGCAGAGACGTGCCGTGGAGTCGCAGCCGGTCAGCGTCAAGGTCTTCT ACCCCACCGAGCACCTGAATCTGCGTGTCACACCGTCCCCAGCGCTGGTGAAGGAAGGGGATGACGTGAAGCTGTTCTGCGAGGCTGATGGGAACCCGGCACCTATCTACTCCTTCTACAAGAGAGAG CTGGAGGACAGCTGGCAGGACCTGGCGTCGCTGACGGACGCCAACCATGGGGTGCTGTCCCTGCACAATGTGAATAAGACCAGCAGCGGCCTCTACAGATGCCAGACCCTGGACTTGGATAGTATGaaacagctggagaaggacatggagcttgTTGTGAACT ACATTGAAGAGGTCCACGTGGAGATGGAGCCGTCCTCGCCTGTTATTGAAGGGGGCAGCGTGAAGCTGAGCTGTGATGCCGACAGCCCCTTGGCCCTGGAGTACCAGTGGAGTGATGCGAAG GGCAAGAAGATCGGACAAGGGAACCAGGTCCTTCTGAACAACGTCACCTTCGAAACCTCCAGCAACTTCAGCTGCAAAGTGATGGCACCAAGCGTaccagggctggagcagagcaagCAGGTGGCTGTGGCTGTTCAAG GGAAGCCGCGGATCGTCTCCATCAGCTCCCCGCTGTACGTGCGGCATGACCAGGTGGTGAACCTGACCTGCAAGGCCATCGCCTTCCCCAGGCCCTCTGTCCACTGGAGCATCAATGGGACG GCTCACGAGTACATTGAAAACCAGCACATCGCCAGCAACCTGACGGTGCGCGTGAACCGCGACCTGCTGCAGGCCGGAGCCATGTGCAGGGTCTCCAACGAGCTGGGCATCAGCGAGGAGCGCATCCAGCTGCTCG AGACACCAGAGAGCAAGGGGGTGATCATTGTGGCGATCATCGTCTCCATCCTTGTGGTGGCCGTGCTGGGGGCCGTCATCTACTTCTTGCACAAGAAAGGCAAGCTGCCGTGTGGCCGCGCTGGAAAACAGGACAT AGCGAGAAATACATCGATCTGA
- the MCAM gene encoding cell surface glycoprotein MUC18 isoform X1 translates to MKVMSGCAPQAGTLSPPGAAHSVSRQFHSSWESSGAVLSNPAHLPQKHQFAAASKVEVSMPAVVEAEIGSTARLECNFSIPEDGSYTYISWFVVDRHSEVKLCHITDDVVLEDTEYRERLSVGEDKALSISKVTVQDARTFKCRVGAAGYDVGENHTELHVYKVPETPEIVANTGGVSVQSSEMPQIALCVSKNSFPRPNITWHKNGVRLQAEENKVKFTATRTRESSGLFTVSSTLFAHVTREDRDSRFHCTVHYWLQGQRRAVESQPVSVKVFYPTEHLNLRVTPSPALVKEGDDVKLFCEADGNPAPIYSFYKRELEDSWQDLASLTDANHGVLSLHNVNKTSSGLYRCQTLDLDSMKQLEKDMELVVNYIEEVHVEMEPSSPVIEGGSVKLSCDADSPLALEYQWSDAKGKKIGQGNQVLLNNVTFETSSNFSCKVMAPSVPGLEQSKQVAVAVQGKPRIVSISSPLYVRHDQVVNLTCKAIAFPRPSVHWSINGTAHEYIENQHIASNLTVRVNRDLLQAGAMCRVSNELGISEERIQLLETPESKGVIIVAIIVSILVVAVLGAVIYFLHKKGKLPCGRAGKQDITKPEARKDKIVVDVKSDKLSEEAGLLQGANGEKRPAADQSEKYIDLRN, encoded by the exons ATGAAGGTGATGAGCGGCTGCGCTCCCCAGGCGGGGACCCTGAGCCCACCGGGTGCCGCACACAGCGTGTCGAGGCAATTTCATTCCAGCTGGGAGAGCAGCGGGGCCGTGCTTTCAAATCCTGCCCATCTTCCCCAGAAGCACCAGTTtg ctgcagccagcaAGGTGGAGGTCTCCATGCCAGCAGTGGTCGAAGCGGAGATCGGGAGCACGGCCAGGCTAGAGTGCaacttctccatccctgaagatggTTCCTACACCTACATCAGCTGGTTCGTT GTTGACCGCCACAGCGAGGTGAAGCTGTGCCACATCACAGACGATGTCGTCCTGGAGGACACGGAGTACAGGGAGCGGCTGTCGGTGGGGGAGGACAAGGCTCTCTCCATCAGCAAGGTGACCGTTCAGGATGCCAGGACCTTCAAGTGCCGGGTCGGGGCGGCTGGCTACGACGTGGGCGAGAACCACACCGAGCTCCACGTCTACA AGGTGCCTGAGACCCCTGAGATCGTGGCCAACACGGGAGGCGTCTCCGTGCAGAGCAGTGAGATGCCGCAG atcgCCCTGTGTGTGAGCAAGAACAGCTTCCCACGCCCCAACATCACGTGGCACAAGAACGGAGTGCGCCTGCAGGCGGAGGAGAACA AGGTGAAGTTCACGGCCACGCGGACCCGCGAGTCGAGTGGGCTGTTCACAGTGAGCAGCACCCTCTTCGCCCATGTCACCCGGGAGGACCGCGACTCCCGGTTCCACTGCACGGTGCACTACTGGCTGCAGGGGCAGAGACGTGCCGTGGAGTCGCAGCCGGTCAGCGTCAAGGTCTTCT ACCCCACCGAGCACCTGAATCTGCGTGTCACACCGTCCCCAGCGCTGGTGAAGGAAGGGGATGACGTGAAGCTGTTCTGCGAGGCTGATGGGAACCCGGCACCTATCTACTCCTTCTACAAGAGAGAG CTGGAGGACAGCTGGCAGGACCTGGCGTCGCTGACGGACGCCAACCATGGGGTGCTGTCCCTGCACAATGTGAATAAGACCAGCAGCGGCCTCTACAGATGCCAGACCCTGGACTTGGATAGTATGaaacagctggagaaggacatggagcttgTTGTGAACT ACATTGAAGAGGTCCACGTGGAGATGGAGCCGTCCTCGCCTGTTATTGAAGGGGGCAGCGTGAAGCTGAGCTGTGATGCCGACAGCCCCTTGGCCCTGGAGTACCAGTGGAGTGATGCGAAG GGCAAGAAGATCGGACAAGGGAACCAGGTCCTTCTGAACAACGTCACCTTCGAAACCTCCAGCAACTTCAGCTGCAAAGTGATGGCACCAAGCGTaccagggctggagcagagcaagCAGGTGGCTGTGGCTGTTCAAG GGAAGCCGCGGATCGTCTCCATCAGCTCCCCGCTGTACGTGCGGCATGACCAGGTGGTGAACCTGACCTGCAAGGCCATCGCCTTCCCCAGGCCCTCTGTCCACTGGAGCATCAATGGGACG GCTCACGAGTACATTGAAAACCAGCACATCGCCAGCAACCTGACGGTGCGCGTGAACCGCGACCTGCTGCAGGCCGGAGCCATGTGCAGGGTCTCCAACGAGCTGGGCATCAGCGAGGAGCGCATCCAGCTGCTCG AGACACCAGAGAGCAAGGGGGTGATCATTGTGGCGATCATCGTCTCCATCCTTGTGGTGGCCGTGCTGGGGGCCGTCATCTACTTCTTGCACAAGAAAGGCAAGCTGCCGTGTGGCCGCGCTGGAAAACAGGACAT CACAAAGCCAGAGGCACGTAAAGACAAGATTGTAGTTGACGTTAAGTCAGATAAACTTTCCGAAGAGGCGGGGCTCCTGCAGGGCGCCAACGGTGAGAAGAGACCTGCCGCTGACCAG AGCGAGAAATACATCGATCTGAGAAACTAG
- the MCAM gene encoding cell surface glycoprotein MUC18 isoform X2, giving the protein MAGGRGAAGLLGWGCCLLLGLLLGCAAASKVEVSMPAVVEAEIGSTARLECNFSIPEDGSYTYISWFVVDRHSEVKLCHITDDVVLEDTEYRERLSVGEDKALSISKVTVQDARTFKCRVGAAGYDVGENHTELHVYKVPETPEIVANTGGVSVQSSEMPQIALCVSKNSFPRPNITWHKNGVRLQAEENKVKFTATRTRESSGLFTVSSTLFAHVTREDRDSRFHCTVHYWLQGQRRAVESQPVSVKVFYPTEHLNLRVTPSPALVKEGDDVKLFCEADGNPAPIYSFYKRELEDSWQDLASLTDANHGVLSLHNVNKTSSGLYRCQTLDLDSMKQLEKDMELVVNYIEEVHVEMEPSSPVIEGGSVKLSCDADSPLALEYQWSDAKGKKIGQGNQVLLNNVTFETSSNFSCKVMAPSVPGLEQSKQVAVAVQGKPRIVSISSPLYVRHDQVVNLTCKAIAFPRPSVHWSINGTAHEYIENQHIASNLTVRVNRDLLQAGAMCRVSNELGISEERIQLLETPESKGVIIVAIIVSILVVAVLGAVIYFLHKKGKLPCGRAGKQDITKPEARKDKIVVDVKSDKLSEEAGLLQGANGEKRPAADQSEKYIDLRN; this is encoded by the exons ATGGccggggggcgcggggctgcggggctgctgggctggggatgctgcctCCTGCTCGGCCTCCTGCTCGGCTGCG ctgcagccagcaAGGTGGAGGTCTCCATGCCAGCAGTGGTCGAAGCGGAGATCGGGAGCACGGCCAGGCTAGAGTGCaacttctccatccctgaagatggTTCCTACACCTACATCAGCTGGTTCGTT GTTGACCGCCACAGCGAGGTGAAGCTGTGCCACATCACAGACGATGTCGTCCTGGAGGACACGGAGTACAGGGAGCGGCTGTCGGTGGGGGAGGACAAGGCTCTCTCCATCAGCAAGGTGACCGTTCAGGATGCCAGGACCTTCAAGTGCCGGGTCGGGGCGGCTGGCTACGACGTGGGCGAGAACCACACCGAGCTCCACGTCTACA AGGTGCCTGAGACCCCTGAGATCGTGGCCAACACGGGAGGCGTCTCCGTGCAGAGCAGTGAGATGCCGCAG atcgCCCTGTGTGTGAGCAAGAACAGCTTCCCACGCCCCAACATCACGTGGCACAAGAACGGAGTGCGCCTGCAGGCGGAGGAGAACA AGGTGAAGTTCACGGCCACGCGGACCCGCGAGTCGAGTGGGCTGTTCACAGTGAGCAGCACCCTCTTCGCCCATGTCACCCGGGAGGACCGCGACTCCCGGTTCCACTGCACGGTGCACTACTGGCTGCAGGGGCAGAGACGTGCCGTGGAGTCGCAGCCGGTCAGCGTCAAGGTCTTCT ACCCCACCGAGCACCTGAATCTGCGTGTCACACCGTCCCCAGCGCTGGTGAAGGAAGGGGATGACGTGAAGCTGTTCTGCGAGGCTGATGGGAACCCGGCACCTATCTACTCCTTCTACAAGAGAGAG CTGGAGGACAGCTGGCAGGACCTGGCGTCGCTGACGGACGCCAACCATGGGGTGCTGTCCCTGCACAATGTGAATAAGACCAGCAGCGGCCTCTACAGATGCCAGACCCTGGACTTGGATAGTATGaaacagctggagaaggacatggagcttgTTGTGAACT ACATTGAAGAGGTCCACGTGGAGATGGAGCCGTCCTCGCCTGTTATTGAAGGGGGCAGCGTGAAGCTGAGCTGTGATGCCGACAGCCCCTTGGCCCTGGAGTACCAGTGGAGTGATGCGAAG GGCAAGAAGATCGGACAAGGGAACCAGGTCCTTCTGAACAACGTCACCTTCGAAACCTCCAGCAACTTCAGCTGCAAAGTGATGGCACCAAGCGTaccagggctggagcagagcaagCAGGTGGCTGTGGCTGTTCAAG GGAAGCCGCGGATCGTCTCCATCAGCTCCCCGCTGTACGTGCGGCATGACCAGGTGGTGAACCTGACCTGCAAGGCCATCGCCTTCCCCAGGCCCTCTGTCCACTGGAGCATCAATGGGACG GCTCACGAGTACATTGAAAACCAGCACATCGCCAGCAACCTGACGGTGCGCGTGAACCGCGACCTGCTGCAGGCCGGAGCCATGTGCAGGGTCTCCAACGAGCTGGGCATCAGCGAGGAGCGCATCCAGCTGCTCG AGACACCAGAGAGCAAGGGGGTGATCATTGTGGCGATCATCGTCTCCATCCTTGTGGTGGCCGTGCTGGGGGCCGTCATCTACTTCTTGCACAAGAAAGGCAAGCTGCCGTGTGGCCGCGCTGGAAAACAGGACAT CACAAAGCCAGAGGCACGTAAAGACAAGATTGTAGTTGACGTTAAGTCAGATAAACTTTCCGAAGAGGCGGGGCTCCTGCAGGGCGCCAACGGTGAGAAGAGACCTGCCGCTGACCAG AGCGAGAAATACATCGATCTGAGAAACTAG